The Acidithiobacillus thiooxidans ATCC 19377 DNA window TGCGCGCGCCTGATCCAGGCGGTACTTTGGTCAAAATCTGTGCTCATAGAGGGCCTCCCACCCTATTTATCGGCCACATTCAGTTTTTCAAAAAATAATTACTCAAGTTCAGACCGTCAGCTTAGACTATAGTTCTGTTTTTCTTCAGGCGCGTATTTTTTCCAGGGTGGATAATTCCGGAGATTGTTCGTGCAGGCGCTGCAATTCAGCAAATTGTCGGTAAGTGGGACAACTTTTCAGCAGCGCTTCATGACTACCAATAGCAATGAGTCGGCCCTGATCAAGCACGGCAATGCGTGCAGCATGAACAATAGTGGCCAAACGATGCGCTGCCACCAGGGTGGTCCGCTGTGCGGTCAAATTAGCCAGTGCCTCCTGAATGAGCCGCTCATTTTCCGCATCCAGGGCGCTGGTGGCCTCATCCAGAATCAGTACACGAGGGTTTCTCAGAATCGCCCGGGCAATGGCAATGCGTTGGCGTTGCCCTCCAGATAAAGTTACGCCTTTTTCTCCAACATGGGTTTTCAGTTTATCTTCCAGTCGGTCAGAAAATTCATCCACCCGAGCAGCCTTTACTGCAGCCAGTAAAGCTGCCTCATTGGCATCAGGACGCGCCATCAAAATGTTATCCGCAATACTCATGGAAAAAATGACAGGATGTTGAGGGACTACAGCCAGTTGCTGGCGCAAACTACGCAAGGGCATGGCATCAATGGCCGTTCCATCCAGCAAAATTTGCCCTTCGCTGGGTTGATAATGGCGCATGAGCAGGGAAAACACCGTACTTTTACCGGCTCCGGAAGCTCCTACAAAAGCCACCGTTTCTCCTGGTTCAATATCCAGGGAAATATTTTCAATAGCGGGCACATCCGGCCGCGAAGGGTACCGAAAGGCGACGCGCTCCAGGGTCAATCGTGCCGGATTTCTGATGGAAAATTCAGAGGATTCTGGAACTTTGCCGACTTCGCCTGACAAAGCCTGGGCACTGTGTTCCGGCTTTTCATCCAGCAGCGCCAGCAAGCGTTCAGTGGCACCCGCCAGTCGCGACATACTGCCCCATAACTCCCCCAACGAGGCCAAAGACGTTGCCGCCATCAGGGCATAAAGCAGAAATGCCGCCAGTACGCCCATGCCCACCTGCTTTTCGAGAACCGCGAGACCGCCCAGATAGAGCATAGCGCTGAGTGCCAGAAAAACCAGGCTTCCCGTCAGAAAGGTGGACCAGGACTGGACTTTGACCCGCGACCAGACTTGTCCCAGCAACAGATGAATATCCTGGCGATATCGGGTTTCAGTCTGAGGTTCGAGGGTAAGCGCCTGGATAACCCGAATGCCATTGATAGACTCTTCGGTATGGGCACTGAGATCAGCCAGATAATCCTGCTCCTTGCGGCTGTATCCGCGCTGCAGACGTCCTGAGCGGATATTGACAAACACCAGCAACGGCAATACCAACACTCCCGGGAGCAGTAACTGGGGCATGGTCACCAGCATCAACACCAGCGCGCCGACCAGGGTGATGCCGCTTTGCAGACTGCGCCCGAGCACGCCCGTCAAACCAAAACGTAAAATGGTGACATCACTGCTCAGGCGCGAAATGACCTCACCGGTCCGGAATGTCTCATAAAATATGGCGGGAAGATGCAGCGCATGACTGAACACCGCGCTGCGCAAATCGGCGACGACCCCCTGCCCCAACCAGGTTGCCAGACCATCCCGCAGCCCGCGCATGGCGACCGTAAACATACCCAATATGAACAGCGCAATGCTGATCCAAAGTAATGCCTTGTAACTATGGAACCCCTTGTCGAGAATAAACCGGGCTCCCTGGGGCAAAACCAAGGAAGCGCCAGCACTGCAGAGCATGGCCAGCAGATAAGCCAGCAGTAGCCCGAGCCGGGAACGCAAAAAGGGCTTGAGTTTCCATAATACCCAAAGATTTTTGTTGACCGGACGTTGCCAGGGATTTTGCGCCACTCAGTCACCTTATCAGCGAATTACAGGAATAACACAGCATACGCCTGCCCGACGGCTTTGGCTGCATTATCGCGATCCGTCAATTGACCGCTGGCAACCTTCAGCAGCAGAATGTGCCAAATTCCCTCACTTCCTGGAATAACTATGCAATCCTTTGATGCACTGAATCGCTACGCCATTCCCGAACATGTGTTTTTTCGCTTTGGTCCGGGGGGGCAGATTTTTGCGGACATTCGCAACAGCAGTGCCAGTGCCAGTGTTTTCCTGCAGGGGGCTCATCTGACAGCGTTTCAACCACGCTCCCAGTACGATCCACTCATCTGGCTTTCGGAAAAATCGCGCTTTGCCGTCGGCAAATCCATTCGCGGCGGCGTGCCGGTATGTTGGCCCTGGTTCGGTCCGCATCCCGACAACAGCCAGTTCCCGGCCCATGGCTTTGCCCGCACCCACTTGTGGACCGTCAGCGATTCATCAAGCAGCAAGGACATTACCCGGATTACCCTGACCCTGGAGCCCACGAACGAAACCCGGGCACAGTGGCCTCATGAAACTCCGGTCAGCCTTGAAATTGTCGTTTCAGAAACTCTGGAAATGTCTCTAACTACCCATAACGCAGGAAACGACACAATCACTCTGGGTGAGGCCTTCCATACGTATTTCCACGTGGGCGATATTCATTCGGTGCGCCTCGAAGGTCTGGATGGTTGTACGTATCTCGACAAAACCGCAGATTTCGCCCGGAAGCAGCAGGAAGGTGACATTACCTTCAACGCCGAGACCGACCGGGTTTATCTCAACACCCAAAATGATTGCATTATCCATGACCCGCGCATGTACCGCCGAATTCGTATTCATAAGGAGCATGCCGATTCCACAGTAGTCTGGACGCCCTGGGCCGAGAAAGCCGCTGCCATGGGAGATTACACGCCGGATGGCTGGCGGCAGATGCTCTGCGTGGAATCCGCCAACGCCGCCGAAAATGTGCTGCAACTACAGCCGGGTGAGAAGCACACGCTGATGGTGCGTTACAGTGCTGAACCTCTTTGATCCCTTGAAAGTGGCTGTTGCCGCAGAGGCTTTGCCGCGACTTTTGGCCCGCGCCGTTGTTGTTCTTGGAGAAATCCTGCGCCCGTCAGGAGAGCTGTTTGAGCCCGCAGGGCGAGTTCTCTCCTGACAGCAGGATGAGCCTAGAACAACAGGCGAGGGACAAGGGAGCGGCAAAGCCTCTGCGGCAACAGCCACACCTTTCAGACTGAATCAGGCACCCACGGACGCAGCCACTTCAAACGTAAACTGTTACTGAGCACAAATACTGACGACATTCCCATGGCCAGTCCCGCCAGCATGGGATTCAGCTGAAATCCCCAGGGAATCAGCACACCCGCAGCCACCGGAATCAGCAGGATATTATAAAAAAACGCCCAGAATAAATTACCGCGAATGGTCGCCATGGTTTTTCGCGCTGCCTGCACTGCCGTCACCAATGCACTGAGATCCCCATGGGTTAAGGTCAAATCAGCCGTCTCCATGGCAATGTCAGTGCCTGAAGCCAGGGCCAGGCCCACATCGGCCTGAGCCAAAGCCGGAGCATCATTGATGCCATCGCCCACAAAGGCGACTTTGCCGCCCTGGCTTTGTAACTGCTTGACGATATTTGCCTTATCCTGAGGCAACACCTCTGCATAAAACTCTTCTAATCCAAGGTGTTCGGCAAGATGCCGCGCTGCGCTCTGGCTGTCACCCGTAATCATGACCACCCGCATACCCATGGACTGCAGTTGCCGGACGACCGCTAAGGATTCGGGTCTTACGCTGTCCTGAATGGCGATTTTCCCCAGCAAATGTCCATTCCCGGCAATATACACCCAGCTTTGGGCCACCTGCGGCTCAGTCCAAAATTTAGCGTCCTGCTCTACGCCATTCTCCTGCAACCAGACCGCCGTACCGACCAGAATTTTCTGTCCGGCTACGACACCCTCAACACCCCGGCCAGGGACGGCCTGAAAATCCGTCACAGGAGACAGGGAAATTTCCCGTTCACGCGCAGCCTGAACAATGGTCCGCGCCAAAGGATGCTCAGAAGCCGCTTCCAGCGACGCAGCCAAGGTCAGAACCTGGCGGACATCGTCTGCGACAATTTCACACACGGCTGGCGTACCCCGCGTCAACGTGCCGGTTTTATCCAGACAGACCGTTTTCACCTGGGCCAGCGTTTCCAACGCCAGTCCTTTGCGAAAAAACACACCTAACTCTGCAGCCCGGCCGGTACCGACCATGACCGCCGCCGGGGTGGCAAGTCCCATGGCACAGGGACAGGCCACCACCAGCACCGCCACAGCGGACAACAGGGCCACAGTAATAGCCGGGCTGGGTCCCAACCATAACCACACCATAAAACTCAGCAGCGCAATGCCAATAACCAAAGGCGTAAATACACGAACCACCCGGTCAGCAAGACCCTGGATGGGCAGCTTTCCAGCCTGGGCCTGCTCGACCATCTGAATAATATGGGCAATGACTGTATTTTGCCCCACCGCAGTCGCTTCGATAATCAGCCTGCCGTTACCATTGATCGTCGCGCCGACGACGGCGTCACCTGCTTTTTTATGCTCAGGTAACACTTCTCCGGTCAGCATGGCTGCATCTATATAGGATTCTCCTTCCAGGACGATGCCATCCACGGGCAGACGCTCTCCCGGTCTGACCAGGAGATGATCTCCAGTGCGGATGCGGTTGAGTGGCACCCGCTGTTCCTGCCCATCTTTGAGCAGTGTTGCGTCCTTGGCCTGAAGATCAACCAGATGCCGAATCGCCTGCGAGGCCCGGCCTTTGGCCAGCTCTTCCAGATACTTGCCGAGCAGAATGGCGGCAATGACCACCGCCGCCGAATCAAAATACACATGCCCTCCGACCTGGCTGAAAAGCTCCGGGAAAATCAGCACGATCATGCTGAACAGCCAGGCGGCTCCCGTACCGGTAGCCACCAGAGAATTCATATCCGGAGACAAATGACGGTAGGCAATCAGACCCGGACGAAAAAAACGCCGCCCTGGACCGGCCAGTACCAGCGTTGCCAGTACGGCCTGAACCCAGTCCCAAAAACGCCCAAAGAGTGCATTTTCTTGCAGCCATCGTCCCAACGCCGGAAAAAGCAGGGGACCCATGGACAAGCACAAAATAGGCACAGCCAGAACAACTGCCGTCAGCAAATCTTTTCGCATAAGCCGCAGCTGGAAGATTTTACGATCTTCACCCCGGGCATCAGCACGGACCGCCCGCGCTTCATAACCGGCATTAACAACAGCCGCAATCAATTGATCCTGATTAGTGCTATCCGGAAAATATTCCACCATGGCCCGTTCTGTGGCCAGATTGACACTGGCCGACAGGACGCCAGAAACCTTGCCCAGAGCGCGCTCCACGCGACTGCTGCAGGAAGCACAAGTCATCCCGCCAACCTCCAGCTCAGATTGGGCCACGACGGGTTGATAGCCTATATCAACAATCGCAGCCCTCAGCGTTTCCAGGCTGGTCTGGGTCGGATCGAATGCCACGGTTGCCCGCTCAGTACTCAAATTCACGCTGGCCTGCACCCCCGGCAAGCGATTCAGCGTGCGTTCTACCCGACTGCTGCAGGAAGCACAGGTCATCCCTGCCACCCCGATCTCCAGATTTTTCATAACGCTCCCTTTCCTGCCCGCTGCCCATTGCTATTTGAAAATTACAATCTGCAGCATATCCTTGTAGCCAGATGTAATGTCAATCCATCACCATGGGCAACCGCGATCTTTTCGCCTACAGCAAAATAGTTGATTTTAAGTGACGGATGCTTATCATTTGCCCTCTTGTGCGCATTTGCCGCACCCGCTGAAAATGATATCTGGAGTTTAACATCGTGGATATTCGCCTTTCCCGCCGCGTTACTGCGGTGCGTCCCTCTCCGACACTCGCCGTTACCGCCCGGGCACAGCAACTCCGTCGGGAAGGCAAAGACATTGTCAGTCTCGGCGCTGGCGAGCCCGATTTCGACACACCCGAATATATCAAGGATGCGGCCATACAAGCCATTCATCGAGGCTTCACCAAGTACACCGCAGTCGGTGGCACGCCGGAGCTGAAAGCCGCCATCATAGCCAAATTTGCCCGGGACAATCATCTCGATTACCGCCCCAGTGAGGTGCTGGTCTCCGTCGGCGGCAAGCAGAGCTTTTTCAACCTCTGTCAGGCCTTACTGGATGCAGGAGATGAAGTCATCATTCCCGCGCCCTACTGGGTGTCCTATCCCGATATGGTCATTCTTGCCGAGGCCTGTCCGGTCATTATTGATACGGACGCCGCACAACACTTCAAAATTCTGCCTGAACAACTGGAAGCGGCCATCACCGAAAGCACCCGGCTTTTAGTGCTCAACAGCCCTTCCAACCCCTCAGGAGTCGCTTATAGCCGCAGTGAACTCGAAGCACTGGGAGAAGTATTACGTCGTCATCCCCGGATTTTGATTGCCACTGATGACATGTATGAAAAAATCCTCTTTCAGGACCAGCCTTTCGTAAACATTACCAATGCCTGCCCCGATCTGAAAGAACGCTGCATGGTGATGAATGGCGTCTCCAAGGCTTATGCCATGACCGGCTGGCGCATAGGCTATTGTGCAGGGCCCGAAACACTGATTACGGCCATGAACACCGTGCAGTCGCAAAGCACCTCCAATCCAACCTCCATCGCCCAGGTAGCTGCCCAGGCAGCTCTGGAAGGGGGCGATAGTGCGGTGCATGAAATGGTTCATGCTTTCCGGCGCCGTCATGCTTACGTTTATGGTCGCCTGCATAGTCTTCCGGGCGTCAACGTACTGCCATCAGATGGCACCTTTTACAGCTTCCCGGGCTTTCATGAAGTGATGCAGGCCAAAAATCTGCAGGATGACCTGATTCTGGCGGAAGCCCTCCTGGAAGCAGGCGTTGCGGTGGTACCAGGTTCTGCCTTTGGAAGCCCCGGACATATTCGCCTTTCTTTTGCGACCAGTGACAAAAATCTGGAAATGGCACTGGATCGCATCGAACAATTTGTAAAAAGTTAGGCGGGGCTGACCGTAATCGCGGCGGCGGCCCTGGCAGCCCTTTCCCGCGCCTCTTCCACACTTTCTCCGGCAGCGACGGCTACACCAAGACGCCGCAACTTGCTGGCCGTCGGCTTGCCAAACAGACGTAAATCACTTTCCGGTACGGCCAGTGCTGTTTCAAGACCGGCATATCGGGGCCCCCAACCCAGGTTTTTACCCCGAATAACCGCAGAAGCGGAAGCTCTGCGGAATCCGGGATCAACGGGCAAGCCCAGAATAGCCCGCAAATGCAATTCAAACTCGTTCTGGCGTTGACTGGCCAGGGTCACCAGACCGGTGTCATGGGGTCTGGGCGACAACTCACTGAAAATCACTGCTTCACCCTGCACAAAAAATTCCACCCCATATAATCCCTGTCCGCCGAGATTATCCGTCACTTTTTGCGCCATGCTCTGTGCATCCTGAAGCGCCTGCGCGGACATGGCCTGGGGCTGCCAGGACTCCACATAATCTCCGGCTTCCTGACGATGTCCGATGGGCGGGCAAAATACTGTACCTAAGGCAGAGCGCACCGTCAGCACGGTGATTTCAAAATCAAAGTCCACAAAGCCCTCGACAATGACTTTCTGCGCCCCCACACGCCCGGCCGTCTGCGCTTCCTGCCAGGCCAGCGCCAATTCCGCCGCACTCCGTGCGACCGACTGCCCTTTGCCGCTGGAAGACATGACCGGTTTGATCACACAGGGGAAACCCAGCTCGACAGCTGCCGCCTCCAGTTCCTGCAAGCTGCTGGCGAAGCGGTAAGGAGACGTGGGCAAGCCTAATTGTTCGGCCGCAAGACGACGAATACCCTCACGATCCATGGTTAATTGCACGGCCCGCGCCGAAGGGACCACCGTAGCCGAGCCGGAATTTTCGATTTCTGCCAGGGCGGAGGTGGCGATAGCTTCAATTTCCGGGACCACGAAATGCGGTCGCTCACGCTTGACCAGAGCCAGAATTGCTTCAGGGTCTGTCATATCTATCACGTAGGCGCGGTGAGCGACCTGCATGGCAGGCGCATCTGCGTAACGATCCACGGCGATGGTTTCAACGCCCAGACGCTGGGCAGCAATCAACACTTCCTTACCTAATTCACCGGCGCCCAGCATCATCAGCCGGGTCGCAGAAGCAGAACACGGAGTACCCAGATTCATGCGCATTTCCTTTAGCAAAAAACAATTAAAGCCCGATATGTCTATACTCAACATAGTATCATTTTCCCGACAGACGCATACGCAAAGGAGCATGACATGAGTAAACCCAGTATAGGCATGGTCGGTCTTGGTCGCATGGGCGCCAATATGGCGCGACGTCTGCATCTAAAAGGCATGGATGTCATTGCTTACAATCGCCATGCCCAAAAAGCTCAGGACCTTGCCCAGGAAACCGGCATGCGCTCTGCCAGCACTCTGGAAGATCTGGTCAGACAATTGCCAGCCCCCAGAGTCATCTGGTTAATGTTACCAGCTGGTGAAGCCACTCAGGAGCATATTGATCAACTGCTTCCCTTGTTGGGCAAAGGTGACATCCTGGTCAATGGGGCCAATGCACTCTACGAAGACTCCATGGCGCAGGCCGCCAAGGTCGAAGCTGCTGGCTTGCATTATGTCGACGCGGGTGTGTCCGGCGGGGTTTGGGGATTGAAGGAAGGCTATGCCTTGATGGTAGGCGGCAGCCAGGAGGCGGTTACTCAGGTTACGCCTTTCCTGAAAGCCCTCGCTCCCGGTGAAAATCAGGGGTGGCTGCATTGCGGACCGGTAGGTAGTGGGCATTTCGTGAAAATGGTTCACAACGGTATTGAATATGGAATGATGCAGGCACTCGCCGAAGGTTTCGCCATTCTTCAGGCTAAAACCGAGTTTAATCTGGATCTCGCCAATGTCGCCGAAATGTGGCGCTATGGCAGTGTTGTCCGCTCCTGGCTTTTGGATCTGACTGCTGACACCCTGCACAAAGATCAGGTCCTCGCGGATATTGCGCCGGTGGTCGCCGACTCGGGCGAAGGGCTCTGGACCGCTCAAGCCGCTTTGGCCATGAAAATTCCTGCTCCGGTCATCACGCTGGCCCTGCAGATGCGTTGGGCTTCCCAGGGAAAAGACGACTATGCGGCCAAGCTATTGGCCATGATGCGCAATCAGTTCGGCGGTCATGCCGTACAAAAGGAGGACTGAGTGGATAACCAATGTATTTGTCAGTTCGTCATTTTTGGCGCTACCGGGGATCTGGCCAGTAAAAAACTGCTCCCGGCCCTGTATCACCTGGAATGTGCCGGTATGATGCCCAAGGAAATGCGTATTTTGGCTTTTGGGCGGCGTCCTTGGGACAATAATGGCTGGCAGGATTTCTTGCGAGAACAATTGGAAACCTACGCAGGAAATTATCATGACGAACATTTTGATGATTTCTGCAAACACTTTGAGTATGTGCGTGGAGAAATTCATGAAAAGGAGTCTTATGAAAAGCTCCGCGCGGCACTCACTGAGGAAGGTGCGGATAAACCTGCTGCTACCATATTTTATCTGGCCATTCGCCCGGCAGATTTTGTGCCTGTTGTTCAGCATCTATCGAGTGCCGGCTTCAATCAGGAAGGCGACTATCGTATTGTTATTGAAAAGCCTTTCGGTGAAGACCTGGAAAGCGCCATGCGTCTCAATGAACAGTTGCATCGTCACTTCCGCGAGGAACAGATTTATCGCATTGACCACTATTTAGGCAAGGAAATCGTCCAGAACCTGATGGTTTATCGTTTTGCCAATCTGGCCGTAGAAGCCCTCTGGAACCGCAATTATATAGACCATGTGCAAATTACCGTAGCCGAAAGTGGTGGTATCGAAAGTCGCGCCGGTTATTATGATCAGGCCGGAGCATTGCGGGATATGTTGCAGAATCATCTGATGCAAATTCTGACTCTGGTAGCTATGGAGCCCCCCCCTTGCATGGAAGCGGACGCTCTGCGTGATGAAAAGGTCAAGGTACTCCGCTCTATTCGACCCATCCCCAAATCTGCCGTCACGGCCTATGCCATGCGCGCTCAATACGGTCCCGGGGTAGTAGATGGCAAGCATGTACCGGGCTATCAGGATGAAGCCGGGGTTGAAACCAACTCCATTACCGAGACTTATGTGGCCGCGAAATTTTATATTGATAACTGGCGCTGGCGCGGGGTTCCTTTTTATCTGCGTACCGGCAAACGCCTCGAAAACAAAACCTCCAGTGTTGCCCTGCGTTTTCGGCATACGCCTCAGCAGCTTTTTCGAGAAACCAGTATCGAAAAAATCGAACCCAACTGGATCCTGCTTTCTTTGGAACCCGAAAGTCTGAAAACCGAAATCCAGATCAAGGAACCCGGCCTGGAAATGCGCGTCCGTCCGGTGCAGCTCAATGCATCCTATCGCAAGGAGGGTGAACAGGAGCTGGATGCGTATGAAGCTCTACTGCTGGATGTCATGGAAGGCGACAAAGCCCTGTTTATCCGCTTTGATGAAGTGGAATGGGCCTGGCGGGTAGTAGACCCGATTATCAAGGCTTGGGGCCGGGAAACCGACTACATCCTCACCTATCCGGCGGGCTCCTGGGGACCGGAAGAGGCTGCGCGGATTATGGACAAAGAAGATCAGTATTGGCGCAACAAAATCTAAGCTGAGCGTGAGCGACAGCCCTGAAAGCTCGACTGTCGCTCCTTGATAACAAAAAAAATACTATATGATTCAATCAAATAAACTATCCCTATAAAAAGCGTAGTCGAACGTCTACAGCATAAGCTAATAAACGCGCCATAGAAATACACTAATTATTATTTTTTATTTTATATTTCATGTGGATATAGTTATTGGCATGGTTTCTGCTTAATCATCCAGGTCAGTTACCTAATGATAGTCAAGTAAGGAGACACCATGAAAAGCACAGGAAACACGATCATTCCCGAATGGGAAATTACCCGGCTTTCTGAAATTATCAAGGCCATGTCTCATCCATTGCGCTATAAGATCATCTGCCTACTTGGTCGCGGTGAAATGAGCATGCAAAATCTGGTGACCGCCATCAACACCAGTCACAGTAATGCTTCCCAGCATCTTGCCCTGCTTCAGGACTCCGGTCTGGTCCTGGTCAGAAAGGTGGCCAGTCGCGTTTATTACCGCATCCGCGATCAACGCACCTTACGCTTGCTGGAAATCAGTAATCAAGTACTTGCCTGATCCA harbors:
- the zwf gene encoding glucose-6-phosphate dehydrogenase yields the protein MDNQCICQFVIFGATGDLASKKLLPALYHLECAGMMPKEMRILAFGRRPWDNNGWQDFLREQLETYAGNYHDEHFDDFCKHFEYVRGEIHEKESYEKLRAALTEEGADKPAATIFYLAIRPADFVPVVQHLSSAGFNQEGDYRIVIEKPFGEDLESAMRLNEQLHRHFREEQIYRIDHYLGKEIVQNLMVYRFANLAVEALWNRNYIDHVQITVAESGGIESRAGYYDQAGALRDMLQNHLMQILTLVAMEPPPCMEADALRDEKVKVLRSIRPIPKSAVTAYAMRAQYGPGVVDGKHVPGYQDEAGVETNSITETYVAAKFYIDNWRWRGVPFYLRTGKRLENKTSSVALRFRHTPQQLFRETSIEKIEPNWILLSLEPESLKTEIQIKEPGLEMRVRPVQLNASYRKEGEQELDAYEALLLDVMEGDKALFIRFDEVEWAWRVVDPIIKAWGRETDYILTYPAGSWGPEEAARIMDKEDQYWRNKI
- a CDS encoding D-hexose-6-phosphate mutarotase, whose translation is MQSFDALNRYAIPEHVFFRFGPGGQIFADIRNSSASASVFLQGAHLTAFQPRSQYDPLIWLSEKSRFAVGKSIRGGVPVCWPWFGPHPDNSQFPAHGFARTHLWTVSDSSSSKDITRITLTLEPTNETRAQWPHETPVSLEIVVSETLEMSLTTHNAGNDTITLGEAFHTYFHVGDIHSVRLEGLDGCTYLDKTADFARKQQEGDITFNAETDRVYLNTQNDCIIHDPRMYRRIRIHKEHADSTVVWTPWAEKAAAMGDYTPDGWRQMLCVESANAAENVLQLQPGEKHTLMVRYSAEPL
- a CDS encoding heavy metal translocating P-type ATPase — protein: MKNLEIGVAGMTCASCSSRVERTLNRLPGVQASVNLSTERATVAFDPTQTSLETLRAAIVDIGYQPVVAQSELEVGGMTCASCSSRVERALGKVSGVLSASVNLATERAMVEYFPDSTNQDQLIAAVVNAGYEARAVRADARGEDRKIFQLRLMRKDLLTAVVLAVPILCLSMGPLLFPALGRWLQENALFGRFWDWVQAVLATLVLAGPGRRFFRPGLIAYRHLSPDMNSLVATGTGAAWLFSMIVLIFPELFSQVGGHVYFDSAAVVIAAILLGKYLEELAKGRASQAIRHLVDLQAKDATLLKDGQEQRVPLNRIRTGDHLLVRPGERLPVDGIVLEGESYIDAAMLTGEVLPEHKKAGDAVVGATINGNGRLIIEATAVGQNTVIAHIIQMVEQAQAGKLPIQGLADRVVRVFTPLVIGIALLSFMVWLWLGPSPAITVALLSAVAVLVVACPCAMGLATPAAVMVGTGRAAELGVFFRKGLALETLAQVKTVCLDKTGTLTRGTPAVCEIVADDVRQVLTLAASLEAASEHPLARTIVQAAREREISLSPVTDFQAVPGRGVEGVVAGQKILVGTAVWLQENGVEQDAKFWTEPQVAQSWVYIAGNGHLLGKIAIQDSVRPESLAVVRQLQSMGMRVVMITGDSQSAARHLAEHLGLEEFYAEVLPQDKANIVKQLQSQGGKVAFVGDGINDAPALAQADVGLALASGTDIAMETADLTLTHGDLSALVTAVQAARKTMATIRGNLFWAFFYNILLIPVAAGVLIPWGFQLNPMLAGLAMGMSSVFVLSNSLRLKWLRPWVPDSV
- a CDS encoding ABC transporter ATP-binding protein, whose protein sequence is MAQNPWQRPVNKNLWVLWKLKPFLRSRLGLLLAYLLAMLCSAGASLVLPQGARFILDKGFHSYKALLWISIALFILGMFTVAMRGLRDGLATWLGQGVVADLRSAVFSHALHLPAIFYETFRTGEVISRLSSDVTILRFGLTGVLGRSLQSGITLVGALVLMLVTMPQLLLPGVLVLPLLVFVNIRSGRLQRGYSRKEQDYLADLSAHTEESINGIRVIQALTLEPQTETRYRQDIHLLLGQVWSRVKVQSWSTFLTGSLVFLALSAMLYLGGLAVLEKQVGMGVLAAFLLYALMAATSLASLGELWGSMSRLAGATERLLALLDEKPEHSAQALSGEVGKVPESSEFSIRNPARLTLERVAFRYPSRPDVPAIENISLDIEPGETVAFVGASGAGKSTVFSLLMRHYQPSEGQILLDGTAIDAMPLRSLRQQLAVVPQHPVIFSMSIADNILMARPDANEAALLAAVKAARVDEFSDRLEDKLKTHVGEKGVTLSGGQRQRIAIARAILRNPRVLILDEATSALDAENERLIQEALANLTAQRTTLVAAHRLATIVHAARIAVLDQGRLIAIGSHEALLKSCPTYRQFAELQRLHEQSPELSTLEKIRA
- a CDS encoding ArsR/SmtB family transcription factor — protein: MKSTGNTIIPEWEITRLSEIIKAMSHPLRYKIICLLGRGEMSMQNLVTAINTSHSNASQHLALLQDSGLVLVRKVASRVYYRIRDQRTLRLLEISNQVLA
- a CDS encoding pyridoxal phosphate-dependent aminotransferase, translated to MDIRLSRRVTAVRPSPTLAVTARAQQLRREGKDIVSLGAGEPDFDTPEYIKDAAIQAIHRGFTKYTAVGGTPELKAAIIAKFARDNHLDYRPSEVLVSVGGKQSFFNLCQALLDAGDEVIIPAPYWVSYPDMVILAEACPVIIDTDAAQHFKILPEQLEAAITESTRLLVLNSPSNPSGVAYSRSELEALGEVLRRHPRILIATDDMYEKILFQDQPFVNITNACPDLKERCMVMNGVSKAYAMTGWRIGYCAGPETLITAMNTVQSQSTSNPTSIAQVAAQAALEGGDSAVHEMVHAFRRRHAYVYGRLHSLPGVNVLPSDGTFYSFPGFHEVMQAKNLQDDLILAEALLEAGVAVVPGSAFGSPGHIRLSFATSDKNLEMALDRIEQFVKS
- the purT gene encoding formate-dependent phosphoribosylglycinamide formyltransferase, with the protein product MNLGTPCSASATRLMMLGAGELGKEVLIAAQRLGVETIAVDRYADAPAMQVAHRAYVIDMTDPEAILALVKRERPHFVVPEIEAIATSALAEIENSGSATVVPSARAVQLTMDREGIRRLAAEQLGLPTSPYRFASSLQELEAAAVELGFPCVIKPVMSSSGKGQSVARSAAELALAWQEAQTAGRVGAQKVIVEGFVDFDFEITVLTVRSALGTVFCPPIGHRQEAGDYVESWQPQAMSAQALQDAQSMAQKVTDNLGGQGLYGVEFFVQGEAVIFSELSPRPHDTGLVTLASQRQNEFELHLRAILGLPVDPGFRRASASAVIRGKNLGWGPRYAGLETALAVPESDLRLFGKPTASKLRRLGVAVAAGESVEEARERAARAAAAITVSPA
- the gnd gene encoding phosphogluconate dehydrogenase (NAD(+)-dependent, decarboxylating) — encoded protein: MFPTDAYAKEHDMSKPSIGMVGLGRMGANMARRLHLKGMDVIAYNRHAQKAQDLAQETGMRSASTLEDLVRQLPAPRVIWLMLPAGEATQEHIDQLLPLLGKGDILVNGANALYEDSMAQAAKVEAAGLHYVDAGVSGGVWGLKEGYALMVGGSQEAVTQVTPFLKALAPGENQGWLHCGPVGSGHFVKMVHNGIEYGMMQALAEGFAILQAKTEFNLDLANVAEMWRYGSVVRSWLLDLTADTLHKDQVLADIAPVVADSGEGLWTAQAALAMKIPAPVITLALQMRWASQGKDDYAAKLLAMMRNQFGGHAVQKED